GGCTGCTCTCCCGCGACCGCAACCTCACGCCAGCCCGCCGCAATGAATACGTGCAAGAGGCTAGGCGGCAGGGCTTTGACACATCCCGCCTTCTCAGCCGCCCCTAGCAGTCTCAAAAACAAACCCAACCCACGTCATGAATCCGAACACCCACCAAGAACCCACCCCTGATCAGGAACCCGACCTGGACGAATTGCCCGTGCACCAGCCGGACGAACTCGAAGACGTGCCCCTGCCCCGCAAGGTCACCCGCGAAACCGATGCCACAGGCGACAAGGAAGACCTGAACCACGGCGACGAAGGCATCGACGATACGCCACCACAGTCGGACGAAATGGGCGACTAGCCTAACCGTACATTCAACAAAAAGGCTGGCCATCCTCGCGGGTGGCCAGCCTTTTTTGCATTTCTCACTCAGGCAGCGCTAGCGGAAAAAGATCACCAGCAGCACTATCAGCAGGATGATACCACCGCTTGGATAGTATCCCCAACCTGAGCTGTATGGCCAGGTGGGCAGTGCACCAAGGAGCAGCAAAATCAAAAGGACTAAAAGAATCGTATTCATGGTTAGGTAGGGTTGACATAAAGAGATCGCGCCCCTCCACCCGATTGGATGTGCATGCTCATTCCAGCCCTGACAAATCATGGCAGCCAATGCGGCGTCGACTCGCGATACCTCCTTGCCATGAAAACACCCTTAGGCACCAAACATGTCGCCATCCTAGCCACCGACGGCTTTGAACAGTCCGAGTTGGAACAGCCTCTGCAGGCCCTCGAAAAAGCGGGGGCAAAAGTCAGCATCATCTCCCCGCAGGCAGGCGAGATCCAGGGCGTGCACCACGATGAAAAAGGCGATACCTTTGCCACCGACATCCGGCTGGACCTGGCCGACCCGGAAGACTTCGACGCCCTCGTCCTGCCCGGTGGCCTAGCCAACCCAGACAGCCTGCGGGCGCTGCCCGAGGCAGTGGCCTTCGTCCGCGACTTCGGCCTCCGCGGCAAACCCATCGCCGCCATCTGCCACGGTCCCTGGCTGCTGATTGAGGCCGGCCTCGTCGAGGGGCGCCGCCTCACCTCCTGGCCCGCCATCCAGACCGATGTGCGCAATGCGGGCGGTGACTGGGTGGATGAAGAAGTCGTGGTGGATGGCCAACTCATCACCAGCCGCCAGCCCGAGGACCTGCCCGCCTTTAATCAAAAGATGATCGAAGTCTTTGCCCAAGGTGAAGGCGAGCCCATGGGAGCCGGGGCTGTGCCGCCGCAAGATGGCTGAAAAGACCACAAATCCTGCACCCGGCGGCATCCGGCGGAAACCAGCCACGCGAAGCAATAGACGATGCAATCTCCAGACCCCGTGCAGCAAAATACTGACGAAGCTCTAAACTCGCAGATCGAAGCCCACGCAAAGCTGCGTGTGGGCGGGATCTCCATTCAGTCCGAGGATGAAATTTCCCGCCGGATCGAAGCTCTGGACCAGGAGTGGGACATCGAACGCTGGTTGCAGTTCAATGCCTCGGCCCTGGCCTTCTCAGGCCTGCTGCTGGGCCTCGTCCGCCACAAAAAATACTTCCTCATTCCCGGTGTGGTGTTGCCGTTCCTTTTCAACCATGCCGTCAACGGCTGGTGCCCGCCCATCGCCGTCCTGCGCCGTCTGGGCATTCGTACTCGGCGGGAGATTGACCATGAAAAATATGCCCTCAAGGCCCTGCGCGGCGACTTTGCAGGCATCCCCCCATTCAGCGAAACCGGTGCCAGCATGACCGCCAGCCAAGCCTGGCAGGCGGCTCGCCCCTAAGTCAGGGCCACATGCCCCCCCAAACTTTATTTTGAGAAACCAGTAAACGCAGATTCCGCCTACACGCCGAATGAGAAAGATGTCTCCTCCAACCTTTCCTGAGACCTCCTCCAGGTCCATCATTCGCATTGCCGTCGTTGACGATCACTCGATCATGAGGGCGGTTTACCGCAGCCTCATTGATGACTCTCCAGAGCTAGACATGGCCTGGAGCGCCGCCACCCTCGAAGAAGCCAGGCTGCACATCGAAAGGGATGATATCCCCGATGTCATCATCCTGGATGTGACGCTGCCCGATGGCACCGGCTATGAACTGCTCCGCGAGATTCTGCACGAATTTCCGAACCTGCCCGTGCTCATGGTATCTGCCCATGAAGAACAGGCCTATGTCACCCAGGCTGCCGAGGCAGGCGCGCGAGGTTACCTCATCAAGGATTCCTCCCCGGCCGAACTCATGGATGCCCTGGAGACCGTGATCAACGGGGAAACCTACTTCAAGTCGGTCGCCTAAACGGCCTGGCATGCCACCTCATTCTGCCCATGTCTGCCTCCACCTTGTGGCACGATTTTAAAGCCAGCCAGCCTGGCCGACGATTTCAGGACTTTTACGAAAAGCGCCAGGAAGACCGCAGCGATGGCCACGGATGGCGGCGGGCTCTGTATGTCGGCCTGGGGGTGGTCATCGCCCTCAGCGGCATCGTACTTCTCGGTATGCCGGGGCCGGGCTTGCTCGTCCTAGCTTTAGGGCTGGCCTTGGTCGCAGGCGAGTCTGCCCTGATGGCACAGGGGCTGGACAGGCTGGAAGTCTGGCTGCGCGCCCTTAGCCAGAAATTCATTCAGTGGTGGCGGCATCTGCGGCCTTATCAGCAATACCTGGGCATTGCAGCCGTCATTGCACTGGCTCTCGGCGCCGCTGGCTGCGTTTACAAGGTGCTGTCCTGAAGCTCCCTGCCGCGGTGCCGGGAGAAAAAGATCTCCCCCGGCAGCAGCAGAACAGTCCTGACCCTCAGGACCTCATGTCACTGCGCATGATCTGCCAGGCCAAAGAAATGCCGCCCCCAGTGGCCAGCAAAAAGAGAAGCATGGCAAAGCCAGGATAACCAAAGAGGCGGAAGCTCGTCTCCACTCGCATCAGCATGGAGGCACCGACGATCAGCGAGGCAAGAATGAGGCCCAGCGTGATGCGGTTCGCCACCTTTTGCAGGCCGGTCATCACCACCTTTTCATCAATCGTGTCCAGATGGATCTTTAGCTTGTTGTTGGCCACCACTTCCAGAAACTGGTTCAGCCTGCCGGGCAGTTTCTCGATGAGCTCTTTGGCATCCAGCACGGAGTTCAGCAGGTTGCCTAACGAAAGGCTCTTCAAAGTTTTCGCCCGCATCAGCTCGGCCGAATTTCGGCGGATGGATTCATTCGGATCAAAGGTGGGGTCCAGCGTGCGGCCCACCAGATCCAGATTCAGCAGGGTCTTGCCCAGCATCGTCAGCTCCTCCGGCACGCTGAGTCCAGTGCGCGCAGCCACCTGGGTCACATGCATGACGATCTTGCCCACCTCCAGATTCTCCACCGTGGCCCCCTGCTGCTGGCTGACGATCTCCGCGATGTCGCGGCGGAAGGCGGCTTCATCAAAATGATCTTTCTCCGTGC
This genomic interval from Prosthecobacter algae contains the following:
- a CDS encoding type 1 glutamine amidotransferase domain-containing protein; the protein is MKTPLGTKHVAILATDGFEQSELEQPLQALEKAGAKVSIISPQAGEIQGVHHDEKGDTFATDIRLDLADPEDFDALVLPGGLANPDSLRALPEAVAFVRDFGLRGKPIAAICHGPWLLIEAGLVEGRRLTSWPAIQTDVRNAGGDWVDEEVVVDGQLITSRQPEDLPAFNQKMIEVFAQGEGEPMGAGAVPPQDG
- a CDS encoding PGPGW domain-containing protein, translated to MSASTLWHDFKASQPGRRFQDFYEKRQEDRSDGHGWRRALYVGLGVVIALSGIVLLGMPGPGLLVLALGLALVAGESALMAQGLDRLEVWLRALSQKFIQWWRHLRPYQQYLGIAAVIALALGAAGCVYKVLS
- a CDS encoding DUF3309 family protein — its product is MNTILLVLLILLLLGALPTWPYSSGWGYYPSGGIILLIVLLVIFFR
- a CDS encoding response regulator transcription factor, giving the protein MSPPTFPETSSRSIIRIAVVDDHSIMRAVYRSLIDDSPELDMAWSAATLEEARLHIERDDIPDVIILDVTLPDGTGYELLREILHEFPNLPVLMVSAHEEQAYVTQAAEAGARGYLIKDSSPAELMDALETVINGETYFKSVA